In Flavobacterium gelatinilyticum, a genomic segment contains:
- the ric gene encoding iron-sulfur cluster repair di-iron protein — MKLTSKTTIGEIVADDFRTAAIFTKYHIDFCCKGHRTIEEVCKKRDIEQTLLIEHIEAAKKSSANQSFDYKTWSVDMITDYITKTHHRYIEEKSPIILQYLNKLCGVHGAIHPELHEIHTIFSKAALDLAAHMKKEELVVFPYIQKMKRAQSKGLYIETPQFGSIKNPIASLKQDHETEGERFRRIAALTNNYTPPAESCNTYKAAFVLLGEFEKDLRKHIHMENNILFPKAIELEKSFEQVTYN; from the coding sequence ATGAAACTCACAAGTAAAACTACCATTGGTGAAATCGTAGCAGATGATTTCAGAACTGCAGCTATTTTTACAAAATATCATATCGATTTTTGCTGCAAAGGTCATAGAACTATCGAAGAGGTCTGCAAAAAACGTGACATCGAGCAAACTCTTCTAATCGAACATATTGAAGCGGCAAAAAAAAGTTCTGCCAACCAGTCTTTTGATTACAAAACATGGTCAGTAGACATGATTACAGATTATATCACCAAAACGCATCACAGATACATTGAGGAAAAATCCCCTATTATTCTTCAGTATCTAAATAAATTATGCGGTGTACACGGTGCTATACATCCGGAACTGCATGAAATACATACGATTTTTTCTAAGGCTGCACTGGATTTGGCAGCCCATATGAAAAAAGAAGAATTGGTAGTTTTTCCTTATATACAAAAAATGAAAAGGGCACAAAGCAAAGGGCTTTATATTGAAACACCTCAGTTTGGCTCTATTAAAAACCCAATAGCTTCCTTAAAACAGGATCACGAAACAGAGGGAGAACGTTTTAGGCGAATTGCGGCATTAACTAATAATTACACACCTCCAGCTGAATCATGCAATACTTATAAAGCCGCTTTTGTATTGCTTGGAGAATTTGAAAAAGATTTACGAAAACACATTCATATGGAAAACAATATTTTGTTTCCAAAGGCAATTGAACTGGAAAAATCTTTTGAACAAGTGACTTACAACTAA
- a CDS encoding ribonucleoside triphosphate reductase, with product MEKYVIKRNGDYKPFEAYKIEDAIQKAFQSVNQTVDKKIFKIVLSGLEGKYSWPVEEIQDTIERVLFENGYFKTMRSFIIYRHTRKLQREHINGLNDDTTYIDSTQTVEEYIHQSDWRINANANISYSNAGLVSNTAGKIIANYWLDKIYNKEEGSAHRNGDIHIHDLDCLTGYCAGWSLRVLLNEGFNGVRGRVESRPPSHFREALGQMANFLGILQSEWAGAQAFSSFDTYLAPYVFKDQLSYDQILKAIRGFVYNLNVPARWGQSPFTNITLDWNVPEDLREQIPTRKDLHLFLDIEDEVLTAEAKKRGVDKLVNLKYADFQHEMNLINKAYYTIMTEGDANGQPFTFPIPTVNITEDFDWEGENVDLLFENTAKIGSSYFQNFIGSQYILDEKGNRIENPDAYKPNAVRSMCCRLQLDLRELLKRGNGLFGSAEMTGSIGVVTINMARLGYLYKGNIISLFEHLDELLQIAKSTLEKKRIFIQKMYDQGLYPYTKRYLDHFRNHFSTIGVNGMNEMVINFSDGKQNITSNSGIHFATEILDHIRLRMKEFQEETGNLYNLEATPAEGTTYRFAKEDKKRFPQILQAGQNENIYYTNSSQIPVDHTEDPFEALLLQDELQCKYTGGTVLHLYMREKISSPEACKNFVKKVLTNFKLPYITVTPIFSICPIHGYLNGEHEYCPKCDEILLNKNNQKHLAYENKNA from the coding sequence ATGGAGAAATATGTGATCAAACGCAATGGCGATTACAAACCTTTTGAAGCTTACAAAATTGAGGATGCTATACAAAAAGCTTTTCAGAGTGTAAATCAAACGGTAGATAAAAAAATTTTTAAAATTGTACTTTCCGGGCTGGAAGGCAAATACTCATGGCCTGTAGAAGAGATTCAGGATACTATTGAAAGAGTACTTTTTGAAAATGGCTACTTCAAAACCATGCGGTCTTTTATCATTTACCGTCATACAAGAAAATTGCAGCGTGAACATATTAATGGTTTAAACGATGACACAACTTATATCGACAGTACACAGACTGTCGAAGAATACATTCATCAATCGGACTGGCGTATTAATGCCAATGCCAATATTTCGTATTCAAACGCCGGACTGGTAAGCAATACTGCCGGAAAAATTATTGCCAATTACTGGCTTGATAAAATTTATAATAAAGAAGAAGGTTCTGCACACAGGAATGGCGACATACACATTCATGATCTTGACTGCCTCACAGGATACTGCGCCGGGTGGAGCCTGCGTGTACTATTAAACGAAGGATTCAATGGTGTACGCGGAAGGGTTGAGAGCAGACCTCCTTCTCATTTTAGGGAAGCTTTGGGACAAATGGCGAATTTCCTGGGAATCCTGCAAAGCGAATGGGCAGGTGCTCAGGCTTTCAGTTCTTTTGATACTTATCTGGCTCCTTATGTTTTTAAAGATCAGCTTTCGTACGATCAGATTCTAAAAGCCATCAGAGGTTTTGTTTATAACTTAAATGTACCGGCGCGCTGGGGACAGTCGCCATTTACCAATATAACACTCGACTGGAATGTTCCGGAAGATTTAAGAGAACAGATTCCAACCAGAAAAGATCTGCATTTGTTTTTGGATATAGAAGATGAAGTACTGACAGCCGAAGCAAAAAAACGCGGCGTTGACAAATTAGTCAACCTGAAGTATGCCGATTTTCAGCATGAAATGAACCTGATCAACAAGGCATATTACACTATTATGACAGAAGGTGATGCCAACGGACAGCCTTTTACATTCCCAATCCCGACTGTAAACATTACGGAAGATTTTGACTGGGAAGGAGAAAATGTTGATTTATTATTTGAAAATACAGCCAAAATTGGTTCCTCTTATTTCCAGAACTTCATAGGAAGCCAGTATATTCTTGATGAAAAAGGAAACCGAATCGAAAATCCGGATGCCTACAAACCAAACGCCGTACGAAGTATGTGCTGCCGTTTACAGCTGGATTTAAGAGAATTATTAAAACGAGGCAACGGTCTGTTTGGAAGTGCCGAAATGACCGGAAGTATTGGGGTTGTGACCATCAATATGGCCCGTTTGGGATATTTATATAAAGGCAACATCATCAGTTTATTTGAACATCTGGATGAGTTGCTGCAGATTGCAAAATCGACTTTAGAGAAAAAAAGAATTTTTATTCAGAAAATGTATGACCAGGGACTTTATCCTTACACTAAACGCTATTTAGATCATTTCAGAAACCACTTTTCAACAATTGGTGTAAACGGGATGAATGAAATGGTCATTAATTTTTCTGATGGAAAACAAAATATAACATCCAATTCAGGAATTCATTTTGCAACCGAAATTCTGGATCATATCCGTCTGCGAATGAAAGAGTTTCAGGAAGAAACCGGAAACCTGTACAATCTCGAAGCTACTCCGGCAGAAGGAACAACGTATCGTTTTGCCAAAGAAGATAAAAAACGTTTTCCGCAGATTTTACAGGCCGGACAAAACGAAAACATCTATTATACAAACAGTTCACAGATTCCGGTAGACCATACCGAAGATCCTTTTGAAGCCTTACTGCTTCAGGATGAACTGCAGTGCAAATATACCGGCGGTACGGTGCTGCATTTGTATATGCGAGAAAAAATAAGCAGTCCCGAAGCTTGTAAAAACTTTGTAAAAAAGGTTTTAACCAACTTTAAACTGCCATATATAACCGTAACACCAATTTTCAGCATCTGCCCTATTCATGGCTACCTTAACGGCGAACATGAATACTGCCCAAAATGCGACGAAATTTTACTCAATAAAAACAATCAAAAACACTTAGCTTATGAAAACAAAAACGCATAA
- a CDS encoding anaerobic ribonucleoside-triphosphate reductase activating protein: protein MNTSSVHISKKLLSTKAIYSLTPFTLLDYPDRTACIVWFAGCNMRCLYCYNPDIVLGKGQIDFDSILFFLQSRKGLLDGVVLSGGECTMHKNIVSFIKKIKEMGFVVKIDTNGSNPKVLQKLIQDQLIDYVALDFKSLPGTFKHITKSKLFPEFEQSLSLLLQSEIPFEIRTTFHSSLISEPEFVKMIEYLEEQHFEGNYYVQHFVNNVPTLSELDDSHKEIRLKNFSSSKIKVIFRD, encoded by the coding sequence GTGAACACCAGCAGCGTACACATTTCGAAGAAGCTATTATCTACTAAGGCAATTTACAGTCTTACCCCCTTTACCTTATTAGATTATCCGGATAGAACAGCCTGCATAGTGTGGTTTGCGGGCTGTAATATGCGGTGTTTATACTGCTACAATCCGGATATCGTTTTAGGTAAAGGTCAAATAGATTTTGATTCGATCCTGTTTTTTCTCCAGTCCCGAAAAGGACTTCTGGACGGTGTTGTGTTAAGTGGCGGCGAATGCACGATGCACAAAAACATTGTTTCTTTTATAAAAAAAATCAAAGAAATGGGGTTTGTAGTAAAAATCGACACCAACGGTTCCAACCCGAAAGTACTGCAAAAACTAATTCAGGACCAATTAATCGATTATGTGGCACTGGATTTTAAAAGTCTTCCCGGTACGTTTAAGCATATTACAAAATCCAAATTATTTCCGGAATTTGAGCAGAGTCTTTCTCTTCTGCTTCAATCTGAAATTCCATTTGAAATCCGAACCACTTTTCATTCTTCCCTTATCAGTGAACCTGAATTTGTAAAAATGATCGAATATCTGGAAGAACAGCATTTTGAAGGAAATTATTATGTACAGCATTTTGTAAACAACGTGCCAACACTTTCAGAATTAGACGATTCACATAAAGAAATACGATTAAAAAACTTTTCGTCTTCAAAAATAAAAGTTATTTTTAGGGACTAA
- the nadA gene encoding quinolinate synthase NadA codes for MNKDFLVQEILRLKQEKNAVILAHYYQNEDIQEIADFIGDSLELSKKAQNTDADIIVFAGVHFMAETAKILNPDKKVVLPDWEAGCSLADGCNPTDFKIFKEQHPDHVVVTYINCSAEIKAMSDLVCTSANAKKIIGSIPADKKIIFAPDQNLGNYLQKETKRDLVLWKGSCVVHEAFSLDKLIEIYTKNPTAKIAAHPESESHILKVAHYIGSTSGIINFIKTEPAAVFIVATEAGILHELTKAVPEKTLIPAPSTEDNTCACSECAFMKMNTLEKLYLCLKNESPEMLITEELRAEALKPIERMLELS; via the coding sequence ATGAATAAAGACTTTTTAGTACAGGAAATACTCCGATTAAAACAAGAAAAGAATGCCGTTATCCTCGCTCATTATTATCAAAATGAAGACATTCAGGAAATAGCAGATTTTATTGGAGACAGCCTTGAATTATCTAAAAAGGCTCAGAATACAGATGCCGATATTATTGTTTTTGCCGGTGTGCATTTTATGGCAGAAACTGCAAAAATTTTAAATCCGGACAAAAAAGTAGTCTTACCGGACTGGGAAGCGGGATGCTCTCTTGCTGACGGCTGCAATCCTACAGATTTTAAAATCTTTAAGGAACAGCATCCGGATCATGTGGTGGTAACCTACATTAATTGTTCTGCCGAAATAAAAGCTATGAGCGATCTGGTTTGCACTTCGGCGAATGCCAAAAAAATAATCGGGTCAATTCCTGCCGACAAGAAAATCATTTTCGCACCGGATCAGAATTTAGGGAATTACCTTCAAAAAGAAACCAAACGTGACCTCGTCTTATGGAAAGGCTCTTGTGTCGTGCATGAAGCCTTTTCATTGGACAAACTGATCGAAATTTATACTAAAAACCCAACGGCAAAAATTGCCGCGCACCCAGAATCTGAAAGCCACATTTTAAAAGTGGCCCATTATATTGGCTCGACATCGGGCATTATAAATTTTATTAAAACGGAACCTGCTGCCGTTTTCATTGTGGCTACAGAAGCCGGAATCTTACATGAGCTCACAAAAGCTGTACCCGAAAAGACGCTGATTCCGGCTCCTTCCACAGAGGACAATACCTGTGCCTGCAGTGAATGTGCTTTTATGAAAATGAATACACTCGAAAAATTGTATTTGTGCCTGAAAAATGAAAGCCCTGAAATGCTGATTACAGAAGAGTTACGAGCCGAAGCGCTGAAGCCAATTGAAAGAATGCTGGAATTATCTTAA
- the nrdD gene encoding anaerobic ribonucleoside-triphosphate reductase, with protein sequence MKTKTHKILEQNQTKRSKCLVYTRVMGYHRPVESFNIGKKGEHQQRTHFEEAIIY encoded by the coding sequence ATGAAAACAAAAACGCATAAAATTCTGGAACAGAATCAAACCAAAAGAAGCAAATGTTTGGTTTATACACGAGTAATGGGTTATCACAGACCTGTAGAAAGTTTTAACATAGGAAAAAAAGGTGAACACCAGCAGCGTACACATTTCGAAGAAGCTATTATCTACTAA
- a CDS encoding YbbC/YhhH family protein — MRNKIFILFFLFIGCINREKTINLDNSFCLNNSQDAIKVAEKEWFKRYGENIYNKKPFKAEIKNDSIWVITGSLPEDYDGGVPYAEINAKNCKILSITHGK, encoded by the coding sequence ATGAGAAATAAAATATTTATACTATTTTTTCTATTTATTGGTTGTATAAATAGAGAAAAAACAATTAACCTAGATAATTCTTTTTGTCTAAATAATTCTCAAGATGCGATTAAAGTCGCGGAAAAAGAATGGTTTAAACGATATGGAGAAAATATTTATAATAAAAAACCATTTAAAGCAGAAATAAAAAATGATAGTATTTGGGTAATCACAGGTAGTTTACCTGAAGATTACGACGGAGGTGTACCATATGCAGAAATTAATGCGAAAAATTGTAAAATTCTAAGCATTACACATGGGAAATAA
- a CDS encoding c-type cytochrome, translating into MNKLFLLTMFGFLMLTSCGKEKSNTDQDFSTPAAEEKTAEAESYDPKRGIGKFTTVELGASLDKAMAEKGLKAAEVKCTSCHKPTDEKLVGPGWKGVTERRTPEWIMNFITNPDPMIDKDPELQAQLELCLIRMPNQGLSDDEARSILEYMRQNDGVK; encoded by the coding sequence ATGAACAAACTATTCTTATTAACCATGTTTGGTTTTCTGATGCTGACGTCGTGCGGTAAAGAAAAATCAAACACCGATCAGGATTTTTCAACTCCGGCAGCAGAGGAAAAAACAGCCGAAGCAGAATCATACGATCCTAAAAGAGGAATTGGAAAATTTACAACGGTAGAATTAGGTGCATCTTTAGATAAAGCAATGGCTGAGAAAGGACTTAAAGCAGCCGAAGTTAAATGTACATCCTGCCACAAACCAACAGATGAAAAACTGGTTGGCCCGGGATGGAAAGGGGTAACCGAGAGAAGAACTCCAGAATGGATCATGAACTTTATTACCAATCCGGACCCTATGATCGACAAAGATCCAGAGTTGCAGGCACAGTTGGAACTTTGTTTAATTCGTATGCCAAATCAGGGCCTCAGCGATGACGAAGCAAGATCTATTCTGGAATATATGCGCCAGAATGATGGGGTGAAATAA
- the nadB gene encoding L-aspartate oxidase — protein sequence MLKTDILIIGSGISGLFFAMKTAKKRPDLSIVIMTKETAKNTNTQLAQGGIAVVTNHIQDSFNQHIKDTLRAGDGHCDEEIVNMVIKQAPDRLKELIEIGTSFDKDQEGHWELGLEGGHSQHRILHHKDSSGLEIENKLLKIIKKMPNIEMLENHFVIDLNTETKKNKTTCTGAFFYDKKHNRIKYIRTRTTVLSTGGCGQLFENTTNPLIATGDGIAMAARAGAEIEDMQYIQFHPTALYTGKENQLFLISEAVRGYGAHIVNEDQKRFLFKYDTRGELATRDIISQAISKELQYSSKNHVYLDCRHLDRDAFYNQFPAITAHCNELGIKPETDLIPIVPAAHYQCGGIKVDRNGATNIRNLYAIGECARTGLHGKNRLASNSLLEALVFAHQASENIDRTIAEFTYSSKILIPKFPKAQQSNDYYAFDILKKELKGLVTAFYTSDDRNADVAHEKIKMLNNAAIALIEAHEITIPFIEFSNMLATALIIIKQCKTEKKEMC from the coding sequence ATGCTTAAAACAGATATACTTATCATAGGTTCTGGTATTTCAGGATTATTTTTTGCTATGAAAACGGCAAAAAAACGCCCGGATTTATCTATTGTTATAATGACGAAAGAAACTGCCAAAAACACCAATACACAACTTGCACAAGGTGGTATTGCAGTGGTAACCAACCATATACAAGACAGTTTTAATCAGCATATAAAAGATACGCTTCGAGCAGGAGACGGCCACTGCGATGAAGAAATTGTCAATATGGTTATAAAACAGGCTCCTGACAGACTTAAGGAACTAATTGAAATTGGCACTTCGTTCGATAAAGATCAGGAAGGTCATTGGGAATTAGGGCTTGAAGGCGGACACTCACAACACAGAATTTTACATCATAAAGACAGCTCCGGTCTCGAAATTGAGAACAAACTTCTCAAAATCATTAAGAAAATGCCAAACATTGAAATGCTTGAAAATCATTTTGTCATTGACTTGAATACAGAAACAAAAAAAAATAAAACTACCTGCACCGGGGCTTTCTTCTATGATAAAAAACACAATCGCATAAAATACATCAGAACCAGAACAACTGTGCTAAGTACAGGAGGATGCGGACAGCTGTTTGAAAACACCACCAACCCGCTGATCGCTACCGGAGACGGAATTGCAATGGCGGCACGTGCCGGAGCCGAAATTGAAGATATGCAGTATATTCAGTTTCATCCAACGGCTTTGTATACGGGAAAAGAAAATCAATTGTTCCTTATTTCCGAAGCTGTAAGGGGTTACGGTGCGCATATCGTAAACGAAGATCAGAAGAGATTTCTTTTTAAGTACGATACACGCGGCGAACTGGCTACACGCGATATTATTTCGCAGGCTATAAGCAAAGAACTTCAGTACAGTTCAAAAAATCATGTGTATCTGGACTGCCGTCATTTAGACCGCGATGCGTTTTACAATCAATTCCCGGCTATTACGGCACATTGCAACGAATTGGGCATTAAACCCGAAACCGATTTAATTCCCATAGTACCTGCGGCACATTATCAATGCGGTGGTATAAAAGTGGACCGAAACGGGGCGACGAATATCCGTAATCTGTATGCTATTGGCGAATGCGCCAGAACGGGACTTCACGGCAAAAATCGTCTGGCATCTAACTCGCTTCTTGAAGCTTTGGTATTTGCACATCAGGCGTCTGAAAATATCGACAGAACGATTGCAGAGTTTACGTATTCGTCTAAAATATTAATTCCGAAGTTTCCAAAAGCACAACAGTCAAATGATTATTACGCTTTTGATATTCTGAAAAAAGAGCTGAAAGGTCTTGTAACGGCTTTTTATACGAGTGACGACCGCAATGCCGATGTGGCTCATGAAAAGATAAAAATGCTTAACAATGCCGCTATAGCCCTTATTGAAGCACACGAAATAACGATTCCGTTTATAGAATTTTCAAATATGCTAGCTACAGCATTAATTATAATAAAACAATGCAAAACCGAAAAAAAAGAAATGTGCTGA
- a CDS encoding copper resistance protein CopD, with translation MTLHHFVLILHLLAATIWVGGHLFLAVCFLPAALKKKDPHIILNFEKKFETLGMSSLVVLIVTGIWMAYDFGVTYETWFSFSGGFEKVVSIKLILLFCTFFCAVCAQFYVIPNLTPNNIKRMAVIILSVTSIGVTMLVLGSTLRYGGI, from the coding sequence ATGACACTTCACCATTTTGTATTAATTCTTCATCTTTTAGCAGCCACAATCTGGGTGGGCGGTCATTTATTTCTAGCGGTATGTTTTCTGCCGGCGGCTTTAAAAAAGAAAGACCCGCATATTATTTTAAATTTTGAAAAAAAATTCGAAACCCTGGGTATGTCATCCCTCGTGGTTTTAATCGTAACCGGAATCTGGATGGCGTATGATTTTGGCGTTACTTACGAAACCTGGTTCAGCTTTTCGGGCGGATTCGAAAAAGTAGTTTCCATAAAACTTATTCTGCTTTTCTGCACTTTCTTTTGTGCCGTCTGCGCCCAGTTTTATGTCATTCCTAATCTTACACCAAACAATATTAAACGAATGGCGGTTATTATTTTATCGGTAACCTCGATTGGAGTTACTATGCTTGTTTTGGGATCTACGTTAAGGTATGGGGGGATTTGA
- a CDS encoding sensor histidine kinase — protein sequence MVTSAENYHVISIADNGIGMDNQYSDRIFDMFQRLHERDQYGGNGIGLALCRRIIENHNGMINFSSKPGEGTTFWIYLPKK from the coding sequence CTGGTCACTTCGGCAGAAAACTACCACGTAATCTCAATCGCCGACAACGGAATTGGAATGGACAACCAATATTCTGATCGTATTTTCGATATGTTCCAACGACTCCACGAACGCGACCAGTACGGCGGAAACGGAATAGGTCTCGCACTCTGCCGCCGAATTATAGAAAACCATAATGGTATGATTAACTTCAGCAGCAAACCCGGAGAAGGAACTACGTTCTGGATTTATCTTCCTAAGAAATAA
- a CDS encoding TonB-dependent receptor, with translation MKNLTAVFLTVFSTICWAQEKVTDSLETVKLDEIIVIGKKTSLHLKQPKSLTSVEEYLSQSSKVNMIKRGAYAWEPVLNNMTTERTVITIDGMRIFGACTDKMDPITSYVEVSNLSEATVASGQQASCHGAGIGGSVDLKRNHFSQKNKGWNGSFNSGFESNNLQKIIGASLGYNDSRFYTHIDFMHRNADNYKAGGNKEVAFSQFTKYNISANAGFSLNKKNILEASAIYDKATDIGYPALPMDVSLAEAKIISLSHKYMPDSGWMTYWETKGYFNSITHKMDDTKRPSVPIHMDMPGWSDTYGYYSKVKGKLNKHTFLADLNGFYNKSVAEMTMYPTDPAENLMFMYTWPDVRTLYNGLSLEDIIKISGSDQIRIGAAVGYQQNKVADDLELQSLRIFYPQMEASKNRFLKSFSGNYTKSLTQFEFGFGMAYAERAPSVSEGYGFYLYNSSDFYDYIGNPNLKNEKAIEGNFSLGFKTNRLTSKITGSYFYFSDYIIGKIDPNTLPMTIGASGTKRYEALENAGIFNTDFNLNYQFLDNWMLKTQLTYSLGKDDKGNNLPFISPIKYTAGIEYSNQKFNAGITALGNLTQDKFAVTYGQSKTSDYFIMGINAGYTFIWNQNNVKLQSGIENIFDKYYTTYADWNKIPRMGRNVFVNLVFSFR, from the coding sequence ATGAAAAATCTAACAGCAGTCTTTCTGACTGTATTTTCAACTATATGCTGGGCGCAGGAAAAAGTAACCGACAGTCTCGAAACCGTAAAACTCGATGAAATAATCGTAATTGGAAAGAAAACTTCACTTCACCTGAAACAGCCCAAATCCCTGACTTCTGTAGAGGAATATTTGTCACAGTCTTCAAAAGTAAACATGATTAAAAGAGGTGCTTATGCCTGGGAACCTGTCCTTAATAATATGACTACAGAACGCACGGTGATTACGATTGACGGAATGCGGATTTTTGGTGCCTGTACCGATAAAATGGACCCGATAACGTCGTATGTAGAGGTTTCGAATTTATCCGAAGCCACAGTCGCATCCGGTCAGCAGGCAAGCTGTCACGGCGCCGGAATTGGCGGTTCTGTCGATTTAAAACGCAATCACTTCAGTCAGAAAAACAAAGGCTGGAACGGGAGTTTTAATTCGGGTTTTGAAAGCAATAATCTGCAAAAAATTATTGGTGCTTCTTTGGGTTACAATGATTCGCGTTTTTACACGCATATTGATTTTATGCACCGCAATGCCGATAATTACAAAGCAGGAGGCAATAAAGAAGTTGCTTTTTCGCAGTTCACCAAATACAATATTTCGGCCAATGCAGGATTCAGCCTTAATAAGAAAAACATTCTGGAAGCTTCTGCAATTTATGATAAAGCGACAGATATAGGCTATCCGGCACTGCCAATGGATGTTTCTCTGGCAGAAGCTAAAATTATATCACTAAGCCATAAATACATGCCGGATTCGGGATGGATGACTTATTGGGAAACCAAGGGCTATTTTAACAGCATTACCCACAAAATGGACGATACCAAACGACCAAGTGTTCCTATACATATGGATATGCCGGGCTGGTCTGATACCTACGGCTATTATTCTAAAGTGAAAGGAAAACTGAACAAACATACTTTTCTGGCTGACCTGAATGGTTTCTACAACAAATCGGTTGCCGAAATGACCATGTACCCAACCGATCCAGCTGAAAATCTAATGTTTATGTATACCTGGCCGGATGTGAGAACACTCTACAACGGATTGTCTCTTGAGGATATTATTAAAATTTCAGGTTCAGACCAAATCAGGATTGGGGCTGCTGTTGGCTATCAGCAGAATAAAGTCGCAGATGATTTAGAATTGCAGAGTCTGCGCATTTTTTATCCGCAAATGGAAGCTTCAAAAAATCGTTTCCTGAAAAGTTTTTCAGGAAATTATACCAAAAGTCTGACTCAGTTTGAGTTTGGTTTTGGTATGGCTTACGCCGAAAGAGCGCCGTCGGTTTCGGAAGGTTACGGGTTTTATTTGTATAACAGCAGCGATTTTTATGATTATATCGGAAATCCGAATTTAAAGAATGAAAAAGCTATTGAAGGGAATTTTTCTCTGGGTTTCAAAACAAACCGTCTGACTTCTAAAATCACTGGTTCTTATTTTTATTTCTCCGATTATATCATCGGAAAAATAGATCCAAACACGCTTCCTATGACCATTGGAGCGTCTGGAACCAAGCGTTACGAAGCCTTAGAAAACGCGGGCATTTTCAATACTGATTTCAATCTAAACTACCAATTTCTGGACAACTGGATGCTCAAAACCCAGCTGACTTACAGCCTCGGAAAAGACGATAAAGGAAATAATCTTCCTTTTATTAGTCCGATAAAATATACGGCTGGCATTGAATACAGCAATCAGAAATTTAATGCCGGAATTACGGCTTTGGGCAATCTGACACAGGACAAATTTGCCGTAACCTACGGGCAATCAAAAACTTCGGATTATTTTATTATGGGGATCAACGCCGGATATACATTTATTTGGAATCAAAATAACGTGAAGTTACAAAGCGGTATCGAGAATATTTTCGACAAATATTACACGACTTATGCTGACTGGAATAAGATTCCGCGCATGGGACGAAATGTTTTTGTAAATCTGGTTTTCAGTTTCCGCTAA